Proteins encoded together in one Pongo abelii isolate AG06213 chromosome 8, NHGRI_mPonAbe1-v2.0_pri, whole genome shotgun sequence window:
- the LOC129048433 gene encoding cyclin-Y-like protein 2 isoform X2 yields MGNILTCCVCPKASPELHQHEGSVCHCESETYEAAAGDLIAGVPVAAAVEPGEVTFEAGEGLHMYHICEREMPEDIPLEPNPSDHPKASTIFLRKSQTDVQEKRKSNYTKHVSTEHFTQQYSSCLTIFLDDSTVSQPHLTMTLKSVTLAIYYHIKKRDADRSLGIFDERLHPLTRKEVLEEYFKYDPEHKLIFRFVHALFKAMRLTAEFAIISLIYIERLVSYANIDICPTNWKRIVLGAILLASKVWSDMAVWNEDYCKLFENTTVEEIVYSRFYFDLHTLAHNNGLYSPVYLLDRERAGKLEAFSRMEQDKVFYNAAKNGSLSADDLIHLQRAKAILF; encoded by the exons ATGGGAAACATACTGACCTGTTGTGTGTGTCCCAAGGCCAGCCCCGAGTTGCACCAGCACGAGGGGTCGGTGTGTCACTGTGAGTCTGAGACCTATGAGGCAGCAGCTGGGGACCTGATAGCAGGAGTGCCTGTGGCTGCGGCTGTAGAGCCTGGTGAGGTGACTTTTGAAGCTGGTGAGGGCCTCCACATGTACCACATCTGTGAACGGGAGATGCCTGAAG ATATACCTTTGGAGCCCAACCCTTCTGACCATCCAAAGGCAAGCACAATATTCCTGAGAAAATCTCAAACAGATG tacaagaaaaaagaaaaagcaactatACAAAGCAT GTATCTACTGAGCATTTTACTCAACAATACAGTTCATGTTTGACAATATTCCTTGATGACAGCACAGTCAGCCAGCCTCATCTTACAATGACACTAAAATC tgtGACCTTGGCGATATATTATCATATCAAGAAAAG agatgCAGATAGATCTTTGGGCATATTTGATGAACGGTTACACCCACTTACA CGAAAAGAGGTTTTGGAGGAATATTTTAAGTATGATCCCGAACACAAATTGATTTTCAGATTTGTTCATGCTCTGTTTAAAGCCATGAGGCTAACAGCTGAATTTGCAATCATAAGTTTG ATTTATATAGAAAGACTTGTAAGTTATGCTAATATCGACATTTGTCCAACTAACTGGAAGAGGATTGTCTTGGGAGCCATTCTTCTTGCCTCCAAGGTTTGGAGTGATATGGCTGTGTGGAATGAGGACTACTGCAAGCTCTTTGAGAACACTACAGTTGAAGAAAT TGTTTATAGCAGATTCTACTTCGATCTTCACACCTTGGCACACAACAACGGCCTGTATTCACCAGTTTATCTTCTTGACAGAGAAAGAGCAGGGAAGCTGGAG GCTTTTTCAAGGATGGAACAAGACAAAGTTTTCTATAATGCTGCCAAGAACGGGTCTTTGAGTGCTGATGATTTAATTCATCTTCAGCGTGCTAAGGCCATCCTCTTCTGA
- the LOC129048433 gene encoding cyclin-Y-like protein 2 isoform X1 translates to MGNILTCCVCPKASPELHQHEGSVCHCESETYEAAAGDLIAGVPVAAAVEPGEVTFEAGEGLHMYHICEREMPEDIPLEPNPSDHPKASTIFLRKSQTDVQEKRKSNYTKHVSTEHFTQQYSSCLTIFLDDSTVSQPHLTMTLKSVTLAIYYHIKKRDADRSLGIFDERLHPLTRKEVLEEYFKYDPEHKLIFRFVHALFKAMRLTAEFAIISLIYIERLVSYANIDICPTNWKRIVLGAILLASKVWSDMAVWNEDYCKLFENTTVEEMNELERKFLKLINYNINITSSVYSRFYFDLHTLAHNNGLYSPVYLLDRERAGKLEAFSRMEQDKVFYNAAKNGSLSADDLIHLQRAKAILF, encoded by the exons ATGGGAAACATACTGACCTGTTGTGTGTGTCCCAAGGCCAGCCCCGAGTTGCACCAGCACGAGGGGTCGGTGTGTCACTGTGAGTCTGAGACCTATGAGGCAGCAGCTGGGGACCTGATAGCAGGAGTGCCTGTGGCTGCGGCTGTAGAGCCTGGTGAGGTGACTTTTGAAGCTGGTGAGGGCCTCCACATGTACCACATCTGTGAACGGGAGATGCCTGAAG ATATACCTTTGGAGCCCAACCCTTCTGACCATCCAAAGGCAAGCACAATATTCCTGAGAAAATCTCAAACAGATG tacaagaaaaaagaaaaagcaactatACAAAGCAT GTATCTACTGAGCATTTTACTCAACAATACAGTTCATGTTTGACAATATTCCTTGATGACAGCACAGTCAGCCAGCCTCATCTTACAATGACACTAAAATC tgtGACCTTGGCGATATATTATCATATCAAGAAAAG agatgCAGATAGATCTTTGGGCATATTTGATGAACGGTTACACCCACTTACA CGAAAAGAGGTTTTGGAGGAATATTTTAAGTATGATCCCGAACACAAATTGATTTTCAGATTTGTTCATGCTCTGTTTAAAGCCATGAGGCTAACAGCTGAATTTGCAATCATAAGTTTG ATTTATATAGAAAGACTTGTAAGTTATGCTAATATCGACATTTGTCCAACTAACTGGAAGAGGATTGTCTTGGGAGCCATTCTTCTTGCCTCCAAGGTTTGGAGTGATATGGCTGTGTGGAATGAGGACTACTGCAAGCTCTTTGAGAACACTACAGTTGAAGAAAT GAATGAGTTGGAAAGGAAATTCTTGAAGCTAATTAATTATAATATCAACATTACTAGCAGTGTTTATAGCAGATTCTACTTCGATCTTCACACCTTGGCACACAACAACGGCCTGTATTCACCAGTTTATCTTCTTGACAGAGAAAGAGCAGGGAAGCTGGAG GCTTTTTCAAGGATGGAACAAGACAAAGTTTTCTATAATGCTGCCAAGAACGGGTCTTTGAGTGCTGATGATTTAATTCATCTTCAGCGTGCTAAGGCCATCCTCTTCTGA